The region ATCGGGTGAACGATGGCCGACGATTTCCTTGGAACCGGCTGGCAGTTTCCGGTCACGTCGGATCACCGCGGCGATATCCAACTCTCGGATACCGACGCCGACATTCGGGAAGCGATTGCGATCATCCTCGGAACTGCGAAAGGCGAACGGATCATGCGCCCGGAGTTTGGCTGCGATATCCACGATCATGTCTACTCGTCGGCCTCGCCGGCGACGTTGAACCTCATCGAGAGTAGCGTCCGCGAGGCGCTCGTTCGCTGGGAACCCCGGATCGACGTCGAAGACGTGACCGCGAGACCCGCCGACGAAGACCCAAACAGGATCCTGATCGACATCGAGTACCGCGTGCGGACGACGAACAGTCTGTCAAACATGGTCTATCCGTTCCATATTACAGAGGGAGATGGCTGACGAACCGATTATCGACGAGCGAGACCAGGAAGCGGTGTTCGAAACGCTCCTCGAGCGCGCCGACGGCTACACCGACGCGTGGGATCCCCAGACGTCAGACGTCGGACGGACGCTGTTGCGCATCTTCTCGACGTTCGAAGCCGACGTACGAAAGCGACTGAACGAGGTTCCCGAAAAGCACCTCCTCGCGTTTCTGGACGCTCTCGAGTTCGCTCGACGACCACCGCAGGCGGCTCGGACGCCGCTTACGTTTACCGTCTCGACGGATCTTGACCGAAACGTCCCGATACCGGGTGGTACGCGGGCGACCGCCAATCCGGGCGATGGAGATACCCAGCAGTTCGAACTCCCCAAAGACGGCGGGTTCGAAGCGACGCCGGCGCGGTTGCGAGACGTCGTCGGCGTCGAGCCGACGGACGACGCCATCGTCGATCACGGCGACGTTCTCGAGGGAGAGGCAATCGAACTGTTCTCGGGAAGCAACATGCAGGCCCACGTGCTCTACCTGGGAAACGACGCCGCGTTGAATCTTGAGGGAGGGGCGACGTTTTCGGTGTCGGTCGAAGCAGAGACGGGCGCCGACCGGTTCTTCGAGGCAACGGTCTGGGAGTACTACGGCGAAGATGCGGACGGAACTGAGGGATGGCACCGACTCGAGCGCCCAGCCGACGATCACCGTGATGACGACGTTGGCGTTGAAGCACTGCAGGAACGGCTGCAGTCTGACGCCGCAGGGACGCGACACCATGCCGACCGAGAACAGCGCAGTGAACGAACGTTTCGCGTACCCGGAAAACCGGTCGAACACGAACTCAACGGCGTCGATAGTCGGTGGATCCGCTGTTCGATCACCGACGCCGATTCGAATGTGCTCTCGACGACGGTAACCTCACTTTCAATACACGTCGCAAGCACCGGGACGGAAGACGGTCTCGAGGCAGATATGTTGCTGTTCAATGACGTTCCGCTGTCGGCCGACGACGGTGCGATCAGGCCGTTCGGACGCATTCCGCAGCCGCCGGCAACGTTCTACGCGGCGTGTCAGGAAGCGTTTACGAAACCGGGCGCGGTCGTCGACCTCGAGTTCATCCCACCGACCGCCAGCGCGGGTGACGAGGCGGAAACGACGGATTCGGAAACGAGCAGGGAAACGGCGGAGACAAGAGCGGGAACGGGGATGGGAAGCGACGGGCCAGCGACGAACGCGGGTGCCGGCGTGCTCGGTGGTCCGCCGCGACTCTCCTGGGAGTACTGGAACGGTGACGGCTGGACGCGACTGGAGTCAGTCGAGGACGGAACTGGTGCCTTCCAGACTGCAGGCACAGTCCAGTTCGATGTCCCCCAAGATATCGAGGCGACGACGGTGTCCGGTCACGAGAACGTCTGGATTCGGGCTCGACTGGTCGGTGGGAACTACGGCCAGCCGTCGTATGAGGTAACGAGCGACGGCACCCGTGGATCGCTCATCGACGAGCCCGACTCGCCAACGTTTGGCGACGTTAGCATTCAGTACGACCGCGGCGAACAACCGTTCGAGACGGTGTTTCGGTACAACAATGCGGCATACAGCGAGGATTTATTCGACGCCACTGGCGGGTTCGAGCCGTTTACCGACGTTCCTGACGAACACCAGACGCTGTATCTCGGGTTCGATGACACTCTTCGGAATGGGCCGTTGACGCTGTTCGTTCCGGTCGAGGATACGACCTACCCCCAGTCGTTCGATCCCGGTGTCCAGTGGGAGTACTGCATCGACCCCGTCAGCGGTGAGTGGGCCAAACTCGATACCTACGACCGAACGGGCGGCTTGACCGAACGAGGAATTGTCACGCTCACGTTCCCCGAACCTACGTCCGCACTCGAGTTGTTCGATCGGGAGCGCCACTGGATTCGAGCCCGCGTAACCAAAGACGAGTTCGATATCGATCACGACCCACGCGATGGCCAGCCCGCAACGACTGAAACGGTTTCGGCCGGCCACACGGACTCGGATCCGGTGGCCGGCTCGGTCCCGGCGGACGTCACGAGCGAGCGGACAACCTCGTCGCCCGTTCTCGAGGGGATCTACCCGAATACGCAATGGGCGTACAACACCCTAACAGTCGAAGACGAGGTCCTTGGCTCGAGCGATGGCTCTCACAACCAGTCATTTCGATGTGGACACGCACCGATCATCGATATCGACGTGTGGGTGGACGAACGCTCGACCTTGTCTGCGGGCGAACGCCGCAGGCTTGATGAGGAGCGTCCAGAGGCCGTCGCGCCGGAGTACGACTCCCGTGGGGAACTGACCGCATTCTGGGTTCGCTGGCACAGTGTCGACGATTTCCTCGATTCGGATCCGACCGACAGACACTACGTGATCAATCGAACGCTTGGTGTCGTCGAATTCGGCGACGGCGACAACGGCGCGATTCCGCCGACAGGACAAGACAACGCCAAAGCAACCTACACTACCGGCGGCGGCAGTGACGGCAACGTCGACGCCCGAACAGTGACCGACCTGAAGAGTTCAGTCGCGCTGGTCGAGTCGGTGTCAAACCCGACACCGGCTGACGGCGGTGCCGATATCGAGTCGACCGACACGCTCGTCTCTCGGTCGACGAATCGACTCAAACATCGCAACCGGGCGGTGACGGCGCAAGACTACGAGCAGGTCGCGAAAGCCGAATTCCCCGAACTCGCTCGCGTCACATGCGATCCGGCGCTCGGCGGTGGAGATGGGTCACGGGTGACCGTTCTGATCGTCCCGCAGACCGAACGCGAAAAACCCGTTCCATCGATGGAACTCAAACACCGTGTTCGCGAAACGTTGTACGACCGCGCACCCGCCTCGCTCGTTGCCGACGATGACGCTGATATCGTCGTCCGTGGCCCCGGCTACGGTGAACTCTCAACCGAAATGACAGTCCGTGCGACTAACGTCAAAAGCGTCTCGTTACTCAAAGGAGCTATCGAACGGCGGCTCAACCAGTATCTCCACCCCCTGTTTGGAAACGACGGCAACGGCTGGAAGTTCGGCGCAGTACCCGATTCGAAACGACTTGCAACGGTCGTCGGCGACGTCGATTCTGTCGCCGAAGTCACAACGTTCGACGTCACAGTCGAAACCGGATCGCAGCGTCACATGCTCTCGGGCCACGACGATACTCAAACACTCCCTCGAGACACGCTCGTCTGCAGCGGCACACACGAAATTACGGTGACGACGGAGGGACAACGATGATCGAATCGATCCAACGGCGACCGCACTGTCACACCCTGCGGCAGACTGAACTGAGGTAATACGACGATGGGACTCGACGTACCAGAACTCGACGATCGGGAGTACGAAGCGTTGCTCGAACAGGCTACAAAGCTGATTCCAGCGTATTCGGACGAGTGGACCGACTTCAACCCACACGATCCTGGGATCACGATCCTGGAAGTGCTCGCATGGCTCACCGAAACGCACAGCTACCAGCTCGATCAGATCACCGATGAGCACCGCGAGAAGTACCTTCGACTGATTGATCACGGGTGTCGTCCGCCGAAACCGGCAACGGCGCAGTTGCAGCTTTTCCCGCCCGCTGCAGTCAGTGGCGACCGCTTGCCGGCCGGAACGCAACTGGCAGTGACCGACGGATCCGATGCTGTCTATCGGTTCGAGACAAACCACGATGTCGTCTGTTCGGCGGCTGAAATCCAGCGCGTCATCACCGTCGACGAGACCGGAACGACCGATCACGGCGAAGCAAACCAAACTGACGGCATGTTCTACCGGCCGTTCGGTGACGAGATTACCCGCGGAGACGCAGTCTATCTCGGCTTCGACCGGGATCCGTTCGAAAACAAGGAAAGCCTCACGCTGTCGGTCGACTACCACGACGAGAACCTCCCGGATCCCGAACCGCCACAGTCCGACGAAGCGCCACCTACGTTCACTCCATCCGTGGCGCTGGCCTGGGAGTACCGCGACCCAGAGACAGAGACGTGGCGAGCGCTGTCCGTTGTGGCCGATGAGACCGACGTCCTGTACGGCGGCGGCTGGCTCGAACTCATCGACGACTCGGACGAAACCACCTCGAGCGAAGACGACGACTCTTCACCTGAGCCAGCAACCACCGGCGAGGTCTGGATTCGCTGTCGCGTTGAGAAGCCAGGCTACGAGATACCGCCACAGGTCAACGCGATCAGACCGAACGTCGTCAGCGCCAGCCACGCCGTGTCGGTTTCGAACGAACGCCTGTCTCCAGTTGGGGACGCTAACTGGTCAGAGACGTCACCGGCACTCGACGGCCAGACGTACGCATTCGAGCATGATCCAGTCCTCTCGGCGACCGTCTACGTCGACGGCGACCGCTTCGTTGAGGTTCCCGACTTCGACGCGTCAAGTCCCGATGACTCTCACTACGTCCTTGACCAAACCCGCGGACAAGTGACGTTTGGCACCGGCGTTGCCGGCCGCGTTCCGCCACCGGACGCGACGATCACCGCCGACTACGTCACCGGCGGCGGCACCGATGGCAACGTCTCCTCGAGTGCCGTCTGGCGATTCAGCGACTCTAATACCGAACTGACGGCGGGTGTCTCGCCAGCCGACATCGACGTCGAACCATTACGAGCGGCAACCTGCGGCACCGACGAGGAAACGGTCGACGCCGCGCTGCGCCGTGCTCGACGTGACCTTCGACGGCCCCATCGGGCGGTCACCGAGGACGACTACCGCTATCTCGCGTCACGAACGCCCGGACTCAGGATCGGGCGCACGACCGTCCTGGTCGACGGCGACCAGACGACCGTGGTCGTCGTCCCCTACGCGCCACGAGATATCCCCAGCCCGGAGCCAAGCGAGGGCTTTCTCGAGGCAGTCAATCGACACCTCCGCGAACGGACGCTCCTGACCGACCGCATCCACGTCAGCGGGCCGCGATACGTTCGACTCGAACTCACCGTCACCGGACGGACGCGCCCTCGCTACACCGACAGCGGACACGAAGCTGCGATCACCGATGCCGTCGAGTCGTATCTCCATCCGTTGTACGGGTACAACGGCGAGGGGTGGCCGTTCGGCCGCAGACTCGAGGGAGCGGGACTGGCCGATGTGATTGGCGCTGTCGACGCAATCGATGAGGTGACAGACATTGCGATCACTGCCCACGGCGGGACGACCGTCGACGACCGGACGGTACTGATCGACGAGACGTCGCTGTTTACCGTCGCAGACGTGACCGTCGATCTGACGACGGCGAGCCGACGAGGTGACTAACAATGGAATTTTCGTATGCAACGACGACCAGCGAATCAGACTGGAGCGGGTGGACGACCCGAAACGTCGACGTCGCCGACGGCGGCATCACGCTCGCCCGAACGACGGCGATCCGTGAAAGTGACCTCGGCGCGTCGTACGTCGATCTCGCCGTTGATCCATCTGGACTGCTCTATACGCTCCGCTCGTCCGGAGCGCTGTACAGATACAACCCAAGCACCGACACCAGACAGCGACTGCTGGACGCGACCGATACCTCACTCGAGTCGCCGCGTGCGGTTTGTGCGAGCGAGAACCGGATCTTCGTCGCCGACGGTGCAACTGAGTCAATCGTGACGGTCTCGCCGCGACTCCAGCGGGAGACGGGAACGCTGCGCGCACAGGCGGTCGACCCAGTCGAACTCACCTACGACTCCGGAACGATCTACGTCCTCGACGGCGACGAACGGATCGTTTGCATGGGTGACGACGACCTCACTATCGACTGGTGGCTCAGATCGCCAGTCGACATTGCCGTCACGGACGAACTGAGCTACGCACTCGATACCGTCGACGGCGAGCCAACCGTCCGTGCATTTCGAGACGAACAAGAGATTCGTGATGAGACGTTCCCGCTGTCGGCTGATGCGTTCACCGTAAACGACACGCGATTCGTTCCAACCGCTGTCGCCGCACCTCGAGGCAGCGTCGTTCTCGCCGGCACGATGGCTCAGGACGACCACGGACTGTTCGAGTGGAACCCGGAGACACGCGAATTCGAACAGCTTGCGACCCTCGCGGATCGCTGTGTCCAACTCGTCAGCCGCCCCGCTGGACCCACCCCCGGTCGCGTCTTCTACGCGCTCGTCGGCGACAACCGAACCTGTTACGCACTACGAGAGGTCACCGAGTACGCTCGACACGCAGAGCGTGACCGCCACGTCGGTCTCGCGGTTCACCGATACGACTCCGGCGCCGATGATATTGAGTGGCACCGACTCGCGCTCGAACTCGCCCGTTCTTCGGCCAGTACGCAGGTTCGCGTCCGATACCACGCAACCGACGACCGAACCCTGTTCCCCCTCGATTCCGACGGGGAAAAGACACAGGTGGTCGGACTCTCCGCCCTCGAGACGGAGCAGACCGACGCGACGACCGGCGGCGGGACCGCGCAGGCTCGAGAGAGCGGGCAAGAGTGGGACCCATTTGATGCCGACGCTCTCGAGGCCCTCGCTACAGCTGGCGTCGACTCAGTCTGGGAACTCGCGACAGCGGACCCCGACCGGCTGACAGCCCAAAGCGGGCTTGCAGGCGAGACAGTTCGCCGATCACAGCGAACCGCAATTGACGTCCTCGCCGCCCACATCGAGACGGCGTGGACGCATGTCGACGAAATCGATCCTGAAGACATCTTGTTGCGGTCGGCAACGGGGCGGTACCTATACGTCGCCATCGAACTCGTTGGCACTCCAACCGTAGCGCCGCTGATCGACTCGATGACCGCGTACTGCCCCCGTCAGTCGTATCTCCGATATCTGCCCGAACTGTATCAATCAGACACACGCTCGAGTGCGTTTCTCGAGCGGTATCTCTCAGTCTTCGAAACCTCGTTCGCCGATATCGAGTCTGAAATCGAACGTCTCGGCCGCTACCTCGATCCACATGGCGCTCCGAGTCAATCACTCGCCTG is a window of Natronolimnobius sp. AArcel1 DNA encoding:
- a CDS encoding GPW/gp25 family protein; the encoded protein is MADDFLGTGWQFPVTSDHRGDIQLSDTDADIREAIAIILGTAKGERIMRPEFGCDIHDHVYSSASPATLNLIESSVREALVRWEPRIDVEDVTARPADEDPNRILIDIEYRVRTTNSLSNMVYPFHITEGDG
- a CDS encoding baseplate J/gp47 family protein; translated protein: MADEPIIDERDQEAVFETLLERADGYTDAWDPQTSDVGRTLLRIFSTFEADVRKRLNEVPEKHLLAFLDALEFARRPPQAARTPLTFTVSTDLDRNVPIPGGTRATANPGDGDTQQFELPKDGGFEATPARLRDVVGVEPTDDAIVDHGDVLEGEAIELFSGSNMQAHVLYLGNDAALNLEGGATFSVSVEAETGADRFFEATVWEYYGEDADGTEGWHRLERPADDHRDDDVGVEALQERLQSDAAGTRHHADREQRSERTFRVPGKPVEHELNGVDSRWIRCSITDADSNVLSTTVTSLSIHVASTGTEDGLEADMLLFNDVPLSADDGAIRPFGRIPQPPATFYAACQEAFTKPGAVVDLEFIPPTASAGDEAETTDSETSRETAETRAGTGMGSDGPATNAGAGVLGGPPRLSWEYWNGDGWTRLESVEDGTGAFQTAGTVQFDVPQDIEATTVSGHENVWIRARLVGGNYGQPSYEVTSDGTRGSLIDEPDSPTFGDVSIQYDRGEQPFETVFRYNNAAYSEDLFDATGGFEPFTDVPDEHQTLYLGFDDTLRNGPLTLFVPVEDTTYPQSFDPGVQWEYCIDPVSGEWAKLDTYDRTGGLTERGIVTLTFPEPTSALELFDRERHWIRARVTKDEFDIDHDPRDGQPATTETVSAGHTDSDPVAGSVPADVTSERTTSSPVLEGIYPNTQWAYNTLTVEDEVLGSSDGSHNQSFRCGHAPIIDIDVWVDERSTLSAGERRRLDEERPEAVAPEYDSRGELTAFWVRWHSVDDFLDSDPTDRHYVINRTLGVVEFGDGDNGAIPPTGQDNAKATYTTGGGSDGNVDARTVTDLKSSVALVESVSNPTPADGGADIESTDTLVSRSTNRLKHRNRAVTAQDYEQVAKAEFPELARVTCDPALGGGDGSRVTVLIVPQTEREKPVPSMELKHRVRETLYDRAPASLVADDDADIVVRGPGYGELSTEMTVRATNVKSVSLLKGAIERRLNQYLHPLFGNDGNGWKFGAVPDSKRLATVVGDVDSVAEVTTFDVTVETGSQRHMLSGHDDTQTLPRDTLVCSGTHEITVTTEGQR
- a CDS encoding putative baseplate assembly protein, translated to MGLDVPELDDREYEALLEQATKLIPAYSDEWTDFNPHDPGITILEVLAWLTETHSYQLDQITDEHREKYLRLIDHGCRPPKPATAQLQLFPPAAVSGDRLPAGTQLAVTDGSDAVYRFETNHDVVCSAAEIQRVITVDETGTTDHGEANQTDGMFYRPFGDEITRGDAVYLGFDRDPFENKESLTLSVDYHDENLPDPEPPQSDEAPPTFTPSVALAWEYRDPETETWRALSVVADETDVLYGGGWLELIDDSDETTSSEDDDSSPEPATTGEVWIRCRVEKPGYEIPPQVNAIRPNVVSASHAVSVSNERLSPVGDANWSETSPALDGQTYAFEHDPVLSATVYVDGDRFVEVPDFDASSPDDSHYVLDQTRGQVTFGTGVAGRVPPPDATITADYVTGGGTDGNVSSSAVWRFSDSNTELTAGVSPADIDVEPLRAATCGTDEETVDAALRRARRDLRRPHRAVTEDDYRYLASRTPGLRIGRTTVLVDGDQTTVVVVPYAPRDIPSPEPSEGFLEAVNRHLRERTLLTDRIHVSGPRYVRLELTVTGRTRPRYTDSGHEAAITDAVESYLHPLYGYNGEGWPFGRRLEGAGLADVIGAVDAIDEVTDIAITAHGGTTVDDRTVLIDETSLFTVADVTVDLTTASRRGD
- a CDS encoding phage tail protein, coding for MEFSYATTTSESDWSGWTTRNVDVADGGITLARTTAIRESDLGASYVDLAVDPSGLLYTLRSSGALYRYNPSTDTRQRLLDATDTSLESPRAVCASENRIFVADGATESIVTVSPRLQRETGTLRAQAVDPVELTYDSGTIYVLDGDERIVCMGDDDLTIDWWLRSPVDIAVTDELSYALDTVDGEPTVRAFRDEQEIRDETFPLSADAFTVNDTRFVPTAVAAPRGSVVLAGTMAQDDHGLFEWNPETREFEQLATLADRCVQLVSRPAGPTPGRVFYALVGDNRTCYALREVTEYARHAERDRHVGLAVHRYDSGADDIEWHRLALELARSSASTQVRVRYHATDDRTLFPLDSDGEKTQVVGLSALETEQTDATTGGGTAQARESGQEWDPFDADALEALATAGVDSVWELATADPDRLTAQSGLAGETVRRSQRTAIDVLAAHIETAWTHVDEIDPEDILLRSATGRYLYVAIELVGTPTVAPLIDSMTAYCPRQSYLRYLPELYQSDTRSSAFLERYLSVFETSFADIESEIERLGRYLDPHGAPSQSLAWLEDWLAADEYRHWPESARREFLARAPELYKKRGTKAGLRAILELYLRHATGSRDGVTQSPTGRETSIDDDRGGQGDIGTGHRLFFVDPSDVGRLDDPAAQEYASMLSGDRAFALFCGPFESNDHQAAVEHIVETEKPAHVDAHVLALEDELTLGGSTFLGLNSSLQTRTFAMGDAVLGEDTILGTRGSD